A stretch of the Acyrthosiphon pisum isolate AL4f chromosome A2, pea_aphid_22Mar2018_4r6ur, whole genome shotgun sequence genome encodes the following:
- the LOC103309304 gene encoding uncharacterized protein LOC103309304: MTYVAAKFADPFFDRPGRIDFLLGADIYNQLFTDESRVHHTPGLPSAFETRLGWIFIGPIAHNGTESSPNSLTVRSEPSLDKLLHRFWTVEEPVVQPIPFTEEQKCEDWFVRTTQRDESGRYIVTFPFKSNPCILGGSRTMALSRFLNLERKLQGNDELYAEYRAFMDAYIKLGHMHLATLPGKCIIPHHAVFKSVNDSNKLRVVFDASARTSSGSALNDIVFTGQKLQQDISTLLMSCRLQRYMFTADICKMYRQIKLSHSDQQYQHILWRDCPSDPLKEYSLSTVTYGVACSPFQAIWVLHQLEADEGAKFPATKNVLTCQTYVDDIITGAQSIGSVLILQNQLCNLLASGGFILKKWASNSPGILQTIPVEDRVLELSFDPKDDACVKILGLHWDPVTDTFTYHSDHVQSTFTKRAVLSSIAKIYDLLGALAPITFWAKCFMQRLWKEGYEWDSPISSELASAWALFASELPVVSGIRIARHIPVQSSSHAQLIGFSDASLKGYAAVVYLRLVYVNASPTIHLITAKSKVAPLKSGRADELLSVPRLELCGALLLAQVLQRVQGTMASVVTLSSIHAWTDSTVVLSWLTNVQVQYKIFVTNRLNKIKELIPTCEWHHVVTSQNPADCVSRGMYPKDALDHRLYWDGPSWLYENTDEWSSTTFQPLAPHEVPEQASHTLNAVLIATQVDDPEWFQRFSSLTRLQRVISYMQRFIDRARKRQSVRGYIRHTELERSLFVVIRLTQYQHFSALRKSLTSVPPEASPIPLARLSPYIDSEGTIRVGGRLRHSVLHDDAKNPILLPKVCFLTTLLIRHYHLQYSRRPTAYIVLTCATILDNVSQGRYPSHNI; the protein is encoded by the exons atgacATATGTTGCCGCCAAA TTCGCTGACCCATTTTTTGATCGTCCAGGGCGCATCGATTTCTTATTAGGTGCTGATATCTACAACCAACTCTTCACGGACGAAAGTCGTGTGCATCATACTCCAGGTCTTCCGTCAGCGTTCGAGACACGATTAGGGTGGATATTCATCGGTCCTATTGCCCATAATGGTACTGAAAGCTCACCAAACAGTTTGACGGTACGTTCAGAGCCGTCACTGGATAAATTGCTCCATCGGTTCTGGACAGTTGAGGAGCCAGTAGTACAACCAATTCCATTCACTGAAGAGCAGAAGTGCGAAGATTGGTTTGTTCGGACAACCCAACGGGATGAGTCAGGCCGATACATAGTAACGTTCCCTTTCAAGTCAAACCCATGTATTTTGGGTGGGTCACGTACAATGGCCTTATCTCGTTTTCTGAATTTAGAGCGCAAATTACAGGGTAATGACGAATTGTACGCAGAGTATCGGGCGTTCATGGATGCGTACATAAAGCTTGGTCATATGCACCTTGCCACGTTGCCTGGAAAGTGCATCATCCCGCATCATGCGGTATTCAAATCCGTGAATGATTCCAACAAACTGCGGGTCGTATTTGATGCATCAGCTCGAACGTCATCAGGTTCAGCGTTGAATGACATCGTGTTCACGGGCCAAAAATTACAGCAAGATATTTCCACATTGTTAATGTCATGCCGCTTACAACGGTACATGTTCACAGCTGACATCTGTAAGATGTACCGACAGATCAAGTTATCTCATTCAGACCAACAATATCAACACATCTTATGGCGCGATTGTCCGTCGGATCCGTTAAAAGAATACTCTCTATCCACCGTCACATATGGGGTTGCGTGTTCGCCATTTCAAGCGATCTGGGTGCTGCACCAGCTAGAAGCGGACGAAGGAGCTAAGTTTCCAGCCACCAAGAATGTGTTAACGTGCCAAACGTATGTAGACGATATCATAACCGGGGCCCAGTCCATTGGGTCGGTGCTAATACTCCAGAATCAACTTTGTAACCTCCTGGCAAGTGGTGGTTTTATCTTGAAGAAGTGGGCGAGCAACAGTCCAGGAATTCTTCAAACCATCCCCGTCGAAGATAGAGTCCTTGAATTGTCTTTTGATCCCAAAGACGACGCATGTGTAAAGATTCTCGGGCTCCATTGGGACCCCGTCACAGATACGTTCACCTATCATAGTGATCATGTCCAGTCTACATTCACCAAAAGAGCAGTTTTATCGTCCATCGCCAAGATATACGATCTGCTTGGTGCTCTAGCGCCGATAACGTTCTGGGCAAAATGTTTTATGCAGAGGTTATGGAAGGAAGGATATGAATGGGACAGTCCCATATCGTCAGAACTAGCATCAGCATGGGCCCTATTTGCCTCCGAATTACCCGTCGTCTCAGGTATCCGGATTGCACGTCATATTCCTGTTCAATCAAGTAGCCACGCACAATTGATTGGGTTCTCCGATGCTTCATTGAAAGGCTACGCCGCGGTCGTATACCTCCGACTTGTATATGTCAACGCGTCACCCACCATTCATCTTATTACCGCTAAATCTAAAGTAGCGCCTTTAAAGTCAGGTCGAGCTGATGAACTTCTATCTGTCCCACGGCTGGAGTTGTGTGGCGCATTGCTGCTGGCACAAGTGCTACAGCGCGTACAAGGGACCATGGCATCTGTGGTGACATTGTCGTCAATTCACGCGTGGACTGATTCAACTGTCGTTTTATCCTGGTTGACGAACGTGcaagtacaatataaaatattcgtcACCAACAGACTCAACAAGATCAAGGAACTAATTCCAACATGCGAATGGCATCACGTGGTTACTTCCCAAAATCCTGCTGACTGCGTATCTCGCGGAATGTACCCAAAGGATGCGCTGGACCATCGCTTGTATTGGGATGGTCCTTCATGGTTGTACGAGAACACTGATGAATGGTCATCCACCACTTTCCAACCTTTAGCTCCTCATGAGGTACCAGAACAGGCAAGCCACACATTAAATGCAGTGTTAATCGCCACCCAGGTAGATGACCCTGAGTGGTTCCAAAGGTTTTCCTCATTGACAAGACTTCAGCGTGTCATTTCGTATATGCAACGGTTCATTGATCGCGCACGAAAACGGCAGTCAGTACGTGGATATATTCGACATACTGAACTCGAACGTTCATTGTTTGTGGTCATACGGCTGACCCAGTATCAACATTTCTCGGCGCTCCGTAAATCACTCACGTCAGTACCTCCCGAAGCTTCTCCGATACCATTAGCTAGATTGTCTCCCTATATTGATTCCGAAGGAACAATTCGCGTGGGTGGACGGCTGCGGCACTCCGTACTACACGATGACGCCAAAAATCCCATTTTATTACCGAAAGTGTGTTTTTTGACTACACTGTTAATCCGACACTATCATTTGCAGTATTCACGCCGGCCCACAGCTTATATCGTCCTTACTTGTGCAACGATATTGGATAATGTCAGCCAGGGCCGCTATCCGTCgcataacatttaa
- the LOC103309303 gene encoding uncharacterized protein LOC103309303 has product MADLPPARVLPSRPFAHVGVDYAGPFLIKEGRRKQARSVKGYLALFVCMVIKAVHIEVVSDLTTDAFIAALHRFVSRRGLPSDIYSDCGTNFKGANRELQRMFSEPAAQELYSGAISCHWHFNPPASPHFGGLWEAAVKSCKYHLKRVIGTQMLTFEEMATLVSRIEAILNSRPITPQSSSPHDLNPLTPGHFLVGGPLVTIAEPDLTTTPMNRLRRWQLLTLFHQSFWTRWASEY; this is encoded by the coding sequence ATGGCAGACTTGCCACCCGCCAGAGTGCTACCATCCCGGCCATTCGCTCACGTGGGGGTGGACTATGCAGGGCCGTTTCTGATCAAGGAAGGGAGGCGGAAACAAGCACGCTCTGTAAAAGGGTATCTAGCCCTGTTTGTTTGTATGGTGATCAAAGCGGTTCACATTGAGGTTGTTTCGGACTTGACCACCGACGCGTTCATTGCTGCATTACATCGATTCGTTTCTCGACGGGGACTCCCGTCAGATATATACTCGGACTGTGGTACGAATTTCAAGGGAGCAAATCGTGAACTCCAGCGTATGTTTTCTGAGCCTGCAGCGCAGGAATTGTACTCCGGTGCTATCTCCTGCCATTGGCACTTTAATCCACCAGCTTCACCGCACTTCGGAGGGCTCTGGGAAGCCGCTGTGAAGTCTTGCAAATACCATTTGAAACGCGTGATTGGAACCCAAATGTTGACGTTTGAAGAAATGGCCACACTAGTCAGCCGGATAGAAGCCATCTTAAACTCGAGACCGATCACGCCACAATCTTCCAGCCCACACGATTTGAACCCTTTGACACCAGGTCATTTCTTGGTGGGTGGACCTCTCGTCACAATTGCTGAACCGGATTTGACCACTACTCCGATGAACCGTTTGCGCCGGTGGCAACTGTTAACTTTGTTCCACCAATCGTTTTGGACCAGGTGGGCATCAGAATACTAG